Proteins from a single region of Clupea harengus chromosome 5, Ch_v2.0.2, whole genome shotgun sequence:
- the LOC105912170 gene encoding zinc finger E-box-binding homeobox 1-like — protein sequence MEAQDTAELQDKTTSLTPSEGTEPGSPARFARAHSLSPEPSPWAASGGGGGGGEGGALSGARRDGDKAPPAVYSRAEEEELAHYDFLAQLRKASHPGGLLESQTHNGSGAYHVRGVHDDTPPPTCWSPGEHESPEDRGKAPCRWMDTAHLKCHFCADGHHCGRGAFPNRHSDIFDIPPMVMNHNGVPLSPDALRGLLACPFCQRTYRREAALHEHIKFCHERDEGQSTCPICGFSAPYRAQMERHMLLHSQAQEKPLSDTSMESRKFKCLQCGKAFKYKHHLKEHLRIHSGEKPYECTNCKKRFSHSGSYSSHLSSKKCLNGGGAGSGGGGGGGGGGGGGAGPFNGHPHPAYLHSSPTSPLTAGGRNSTVGKGSPYAQERQLGQLGQLPANHQPVPPQEQGVAGLRGRDLSRLWDPTAELSLRASVFKGTTLLPYLYSGSKFEHLLQEMLRREVQRQDGGPIREEERPGRGEARGSPERSRHGEAPAPGGVTCPWCSQLFPNSAVLLQHERYLCKMNHRSEAAMEAADNPRAKDGSPLNFSRPSPHRHSHPQEPQKTPTALSNGLPKEHSPLQRSPWQSVPQQLLVAMQSPMQLRPDTALPYWPHPEVGSPGGKTMVSPGAAATTGNTDIPFSPMQDRRRLLSSGFTSPLGLDLSTTGGSPPSRSAAPCRTHGSAGSQSEPLDLSMPKAPAPEHQRERACNGTSRAERRDSEGLYRRLTPPPQQLPGYGGAPPLQPGGPFGGAPMFGGSVYGAYPLFNPMIPAGLQGTGHESMPSLPVNRAAPNAGFLSPMAYMLDSDTESVLKRIHQERQALMVSLAQTHSRTVKPLVSEALNRGCLDYLSVVGEEGLDGDGGPGRKRLRKTEEGLYACDICDKTFQKSSSLLRHKYEHTGKRPHECKICKKAFKHKHHLIEHSRLHSGEKPYQCDKCGKRFSHSGSYSQHMNHRYAYCSRDHDPDADGLAEELSMGEEPRYQTPGLDLAPEQSTATTTTTNTTSTTTPEETSTFLSDSSLDGASGGLREEEEEEEEDEEDEEEERALGNYREELKADSEVGAEDLRGSPSPVLEAALKSQEEGGSRSNRGGGGRAETNGEVNNHCDRNEEDAAMEQRWTPEKKNRSTDARCDDQA from the exons ATGGAGGCTCAGGACACGGCTGAGCTCCAGGACAAGACGACAAGCCTGACGCCCAGCGAGGGCACCGAGCCTGGCAGCCCGGCCCGCTTCGCCCGGGCCCACAGCCTCAGCCCCGAGCCTAGCCCCTGGGCTGCcagcggtggtggcggtggcggcggcgagGGAGGGGCCTTGAGTGGCGCTCGCAGGGATGGAGACAAGGCACCGCCAGCAGTCTACA GTCGGGCCGAGGAAGAGGAGCTGGCCCACTACGACTTCCTGgcccagctgaggaaggcctccCACCCCGGCGGCCTCCTGGAGAGCCAGACACACAATGGCAGCGGCGCCTACCACGTCCGCGGTGTCCACGACGACACGCCGCCGCCCACCTGCTGGTCGCCTGGGGAACATGAGTCACCGGAGGATAGAGGTAAAGCCCCCTGCCGCTGGATGGACACGGCTCACTTGAAATGCCATTTCTGCGCTGATGGCCACCACTGTGGCCGAGGTGCTTTCCCAAACCGGCATTCTGACATCTTTGACATCCCCCCTATGGTCATGAACCACA ACGGAGTCCCACTGAGCCCCGACGCCCTCAGAGGTCTGCTGGCGTGCCCGTTCTGCCAGCGCACCTACCGGCGCGAGGCGGCGCTCCACGAGCACATCAAGTTCTGCCACGAGAGGGACGAGGGCCAGAGCACGTGCCCCATCTGCGGCTTCAGCGCACCCTACAGGGCACAGATGGAGAGGCACATGCTACTGCACAGCCAGGCTCAGGAGAAG CCTCTCTCTGACACTTCTATGGAGAGCAGAAAGTTCAAATGCTTGCAGTGTGGGAAAGCCTTCAAGTACAAGCACCACCTCAAGGAGCACCTCAGAATCCACAGTG GTGAGAAACCGTATGAATGCACGAACTGCAAGAAGCGTTTCTCTCACTCAGGTTCCTACAGCTCTCATCTCAGCAGCAAGAAGTGCCTCAACGGGGGAGGAGCaggatcaggaggaggaggaggaggaggaggaggaggaggaggaggagcagggccCTTTAACGGTCACCCCCACCCAGCCtacctccactcctcccccacGTCACCCCTTACAGCTGGAGGTCGCAACAGCACCGTAGGGAAGGGATCTCCATATGCCCAGGAGAGGCAGCTGGGGCAGCTGGGGCAGTTACCAGCCAACCACCAACCAGTCCCTCCCCAGGAGCAGGGCGTGGCCGGCCTCCGAGGCCGGGACCTGAGCAGGCTTTGGGACCCTACAGCGGAGCTCTCCCTCAGGGCCAGCGTCTTCAAAGGCACCACCCTGCTACCCTACCTCTACTCCGGTAGCAAGTTTGAGCACCTGCTGCAGGAGATGCTGAGGAGGGAGGTGCAGCGGCAGGACGGGGGACCCATCCGGGAAGAGGAGAGGCCAGGCCGAGGAGAAGCCAGGGGCTCGCCGGAGAGGAGCAGGCACGGAGAGGCTCCGGCGCCTGGAGGGGTGACGTGCCCCTGGTGCTCTCAGCTCTTCCCGAACAGCGCCGTACTGCTGCAGCACGAGCGCTACCTCTGCAAGATGAACCACCGCAGCGAGGCAGCTATGGAGGCGGCCGACAACCCCAGGGCCAAAGATGGCTCCCCACTCAACTTCTCCAGGCCCTCTCCGCATCGGCATTCACATCCGCAAGAACCCCAGAAGACACCCACAGCCCTCAGCAATGGCCTCCCCAAAGAGCACTCGCCGCTGCAGCGCAGCCCCTGGCAGTCAGTGCCCCAACAGCTCCTGGTGGCCATGCAGTCTCCCATGCAGCTCCGCCCCGACACCGCCCTGCCCTACTGGCCCCACCCAGAGGTCGGCAGCCCCGGTGGCAAAACCATGGTCAGTCCTggcgccgccgccaccaccggCAACACTGACATCCCCTTTTCGCCCATGCAAGACCGCAGGCGCCTGCTCTCCTCGGGATTCACCTCCCCGCTCGGCCTGGACCTCTCCACCACGGGTGGGTCCCCCCCCAGCCGATCTGCCGCACCCTGCAGAACCCACGGCTCGGCCGGCTCCCAGAGTGAGCCCCTAGATCTGTCCATGCCGAAGGCCCCGGCACCAGAGCACCAGAGGGAGAGGGCCTGTAACGGCACGTCGCGGGCCGAGAGGAGAGACTCAGAGGGGCTGTACAGGAGGCTGACACCACCCCCGCAGCAGCTGCCGGGGTATGGGGGGGCTCCGCCACTCCAACCGGGCGGTCCCTTCGGGGGAGCCCCAATGTTCGGGGGCTCCGTCTACGGAGCCTACCCTCTCTTCAATCCCATGATTCCCGCCGGACTCCAAGGCACGGGGCACGAGAGCATGCCGTCGCTTCCTGTCAACAGGGCGGCGCCTAACGCCGGCTTCCTATCGCCAATGGCGTACATGCTGGACTCGGACACAGAGTCTGTCCTGAAGAGGATCCATCAGGAGAGGCAGGCGTTAATGGTGAgtctcgcacaaacacacagtcgtACAGTCAAACCGCTCGTC AGCGAGGCCTTGAACCGCGGCTGCCTCGACTACCTCTctgtggtgggggaggaggggctgGATGGAGACGGAGGCCCGGGGCGCAAGAGGCTGAGGAAGACGGAGGAGGGCCTGTACGCCTGCGACATCTGCGACAAGACATTCCAGAAAAGCAGCTCGCTGCTACGTCACAAGTATGAGCACACAG GGAAACGTCCCCACGAGTGCAAGATCTGCAAGAAGGCCTTCAAGCACAAGCACCACTTAATCGAGCACAGCCGCCTACACTCTGGCGAGAAACCCTACCAGTGTGACAAGTGTGGCAAGCGCTTCTCGCACTCTGGCTCCTACTCCCAGCACATGAACCACCGCTACGCCTACTGCAGCCGGGACCACGACCCAGACGCCGACGGCCTGGCTGAGGAGTTGTCCATGGGGGAAGAGCCTCGCTACCAGACCCCGGGCCTGGACCTCGCTCCTGAGCAGAGCACagcgaccaccaccaccaccaacaccacctccaCGACGACTCCAGAGGAGACTTCCACCTTCCTCAGCGACTCCAGCCTGGACGGAGCCTCTGGAGGgctcagggaggaggaggaggaggaggaggaggatgaggaagacgaggaggaggaacgGGCACTGGGTAACTATAGAGAGGAACTGAAGGCAGACTCTGAGGTTGGGGCTGAAGATCTCCGAGGGAGCCCCAGCCCCGTACTAGAGGCGGCACTGAAGAGCCAGGAGGAGGGCGGCAGCAGGTCGAacagaggtgggggagggagggccgAGACGAACGGGGAGGTGAATAACCACTGTGACCGAAATGAAGAGGATGCAGCGATGGAGCAGAGATGGACACCGGAGAAAAAGAATCGCAGCACAGATGCCAGATGTGATGACCAGGCATGA